A window from Opitutia bacterium ISCC 52 encodes these proteins:
- a CDS encoding GAF domain-containing protein produces the protein MTLLDAETRTLQPLAWWAHNEYIEHPPYCIDGTPCEHVIDRNTLHYVPDHAVDLYPQDQEMADLGVVSYIGMPLLDTSKNILGHIAIMDTKPLLEKERIAIFELFGERATAEMRRLKTQNEIEEREEELRRKVSGD, from the coding sequence GTGACGCTTCTGGATGCTGAAACCCGAACACTCCAGCCCTTGGCCTGGTGGGCCCATAATGAATACATCGAACATCCGCCCTACTGTATTGATGGTACGCCCTGCGAGCATGTCATAGATCGAAACACGCTGCATTATGTTCCTGATCACGCAGTAGACCTTTATCCGCAAGATCAGGAGATGGCTGACCTGGGAGTTGTGAGTTACATTGGCATGCCTCTATTGGATACGTCCAAAAATATCCTGGGCCATATTGCGATTATGGATACCAAGCCGCTCTTGGAAAAAGAAAGGATCGCCATCTTCGAACTCTTTGGTGAACGCGCAACGGCTGAGATGCGGCGTCTAAAAACCCAGAACGAAATTGAGGAGCGCGAAGAGGAGCTCCGCAGGAAAGTTTCGGGCGACTAG
- a CDS encoding iron-regulated protein yields the protein MLTRLTLVMFLLTGSGSLLKADFEFAPPTPEGQPFTNEVAFEFLSNYATLAWYLYSDSVKETVRFNMAVYRFRKSPSEETFEALKTSWIEARKIYGRTEVYRFSNGPIDQMELEILINAWPIDESFIDYTVDNPNSGIINNPADYPEINSRLLRLMNERDGETNISTGWHAIEFLLWGQDLYADGPGKRDWSDFTTAPNADRRMKYLVACTELLRSHLVAVADQWSMSNYENHTGDFFLKRPTTLIKQVMTGVTSLAGRELAAERMSVAMRSKSQEDEHSCFSDTTHFDFVANMEGLEAVLFGSYKAAYGPLVEGKGLVSVIADADEEAAGKVKEKFYIAKEKVAAIYAPFDQAIVAEAGSAQLTQVKEAVGALWSLVYALADAEELLELDVKRD from the coding sequence ATGCTTACCCGTCTAACACTTGTTATGTTCCTGCTCACTGGCAGCGGCTCCTTGCTCAAAGCCGATTTTGAGTTCGCACCTCCGACTCCTGAAGGACAGCCATTTACAAACGAGGTGGCTTTTGAGTTTCTGAGTAATTACGCGACCTTGGCTTGGTACCTTTACTCTGACTCGGTTAAAGAAACCGTCCGCTTCAATATGGCGGTGTATCGCTTTCGCAAGTCGCCTAGTGAAGAGACCTTTGAGGCGCTCAAAACTTCCTGGATTGAGGCACGCAAAATTTATGGCCGCACAGAAGTGTATCGGTTCTCCAATGGACCGATTGATCAAATGGAGCTAGAAATTCTCATTAATGCCTGGCCGATCGACGAGAGTTTCATCGATTACACCGTGGACAATCCCAATTCGGGTATCATCAACAATCCAGCGGATTACCCCGAGATTAACAGCCGGCTCCTGCGCCTGATGAACGAGCGGGATGGTGAGACCAATATCTCAACGGGATGGCACGCCATTGAGTTTTTGCTCTGGGGACAAGATCTCTATGCCGATGGGCCTGGAAAACGTGATTGGTCCGACTTCACGACCGCACCCAACGCGGATCGCCGTATGAAATACCTGGTCGCTTGCACCGAGTTGTTGCGCAGCCACCTGGTTGCTGTTGCCGATCAGTGGAGTATGTCCAACTACGAAAATCATACCGGTGACTTTTTTCTCAAACGTCCAACCACCTTGATCAAACAAGTGATGACGGGTGTAACTTCCTTGGCGGGTCGTGAGCTGGCCGCCGAACGTATGTCGGTTGCCATGCGTTCCAAATCGCAAGAGGATGAGCATTCCTGTTTTAGCGATACCACGCATTTCGATTTTGTGGCCAATATGGAGGGTTTGGAAGCCGTTCTGTTTGGTTCTTACAAAGCCGCCTACGGTCCCTTGGTAGAAGGGAAGGGGCTCGTAAGCGTGATAGCGGATGCTGATGAGGAAGCTGCCGGAAAGGTGAAAGAAAAGTTTTATATCGCCAAAGAAAAGGTAGCTGCGATTTATGCGCCCTTTGATCAGGCGATTGTCGCCGAGGCAGGCTCAGCACAATTAACTCAAGTGAAAGAAGCCGTGGGCGCTCTTTGGAGTCTGGTCTATGCTTTGGCGGATGCTGAGGAGTTACTCGAATTGGATGTTAAGCGCGACTAA
- a CDS encoding SDR family oxidoreductase, which translates to MKTIIEGKVALVTGSNRGIGRAIVEALAARGAAKVYATARNADSLQSLVEAHGERIVPVALDVTNPEQVAAIAAEASDVQVVVNNAGFAGQTDLFAEDISAARQEFDVNYWGVLNMLRAFVPVLESNGGGAVINVASVASLVSFPPFPTYSDSKAAVHSMTQGLRLTKGTAGIQVVGVYPGPVDTDMAADLEMEKATPQSVAETILNGVEAGKVDVFPDVMAEGFIPPYEAGAKVFEAQTAEMLAGGAE; encoded by the coding sequence ATGAAAACAATTATTGAAGGAAAGGTAGCCTTGGTTACCGGAAGTAATCGCGGCATTGGCCGTGCAATTGTAGAGGCTTTAGCAGCGCGCGGAGCGGCCAAAGTTTATGCCACCGCCAGAAATGCGGACTCATTGCAGTCTCTGGTTGAGGCTCATGGTGAGCGCATCGTGCCCGTGGCATTGGATGTAACGAATCCGGAGCAAGTAGCAGCGATTGCTGCGGAAGCCAGTGATGTGCAGGTGGTTGTCAACAACGCTGGTTTTGCTGGGCAGACAGATCTATTTGCTGAGGATATCAGTGCTGCCCGTCAGGAGTTTGATGTAAACTACTGGGGTGTCCTGAATATGTTGCGAGCGTTTGTGCCCGTACTTGAAAGCAATGGGGGAGGCGCAGTCATCAATGTCGCAAGTGTGGCTAGCTTGGTGAGTTTCCCACCATTTCCGACCTACAGTGACAGCAAAGCTGCAGTGCATTCTATGACCCAGGGGCTACGTCTGACCAAAGGTACTGCTGGCATTCAGGTGGTAGGCGTCTATCCTGGCCCAGTTGATACGGATATGGCCGCTGATCTTGAGATGGAAAAGGCGACTCCACAATCGGTAGCCGAAACCATTCTGAATGGTGTCGAAGCCGGAAAAGTGGATGTCTTCCCCGACGTCATGGCTGAAGGATTTATCCCTCCCTATGAAGCGGGCGCCAAGGTGTTCGAAGCTCAGACGGCCGAGATGTTGGCGGGTGGAGCCGAATAA
- a CDS encoding glycosyltransferase, which yields MTQDSDSKSFYLGLPSFNEGERVAQFLPGLCTAILKSDLNVQVQIIDDGSDFLHQGLYRQLMELLESTFPFLLQPLTLDENSGKGATVYAGWGANQSADFLAFADADGAVGPDEVVRVLKHIREDSEAENTLYAASRIEDEETQVQRRAIRNLGGLTFRWLRKQLFSFPIEDTQCGFKVIPGSFFRKNREKLYEAGFAFDLELLYRAQQTGLKMKEIPVTWVDKKDGHMNFFNSAGLFKDLLRLKGRLDKEA from the coding sequence GTGACCCAAGATTCCGACTCGAAATCCTTTTATCTCGGCCTTCCCTCTTTCAACGAAGGCGAGCGCGTAGCCCAATTCCTACCCGGATTGTGTACGGCGATCCTCAAATCAGACCTGAATGTGCAGGTGCAAATCATTGATGATGGCTCCGACTTTCTTCACCAAGGGCTCTACCGACAGCTGATGGAACTGCTGGAGTCGACCTTCCCCTTTCTTTTGCAGCCACTCACGCTCGATGAGAATTCAGGTAAAGGGGCAACGGTCTACGCAGGCTGGGGCGCCAATCAGTCGGCTGATTTTCTCGCATTTGCCGATGCAGATGGAGCGGTTGGCCCGGATGAGGTGGTCCGCGTCCTCAAACACATTCGAGAGGATTCCGAGGCCGAGAACACCCTCTATGCCGCTAGCCGCATTGAAGATGAGGAAACTCAGGTCCAGCGCCGCGCCATACGAAACCTGGGTGGCCTCACCTTCCGTTGGCTTCGCAAACAGCTATTTTCCTTTCCCATCGAGGACACCCAGTGTGGATTCAAAGTGATTCCTGGTTCCTTTTTTCGCAAAAACCGGGAAAAGCTGTACGAAGCGGGCTTTGCCTTTGACCTAGAGCTGCTGTATCGTGCGCAACAGACCGGTTTGAAAATGAAGGAAATACCAGTCACCTGGGTGGACAAAAAGGATGGGCACATGAATTTCTTCAATTCGGCTGGTTTATTCAAAGACCTCCTTCGCCTGAAAGGCAGATTGGATAAGGAAGCGTAG
- a CDS encoding D-glycerate dehydrogenase, giving the protein MSNPLPKVYLTRQMVPAVLDRLRPQCDLHINPVDDTLPRNELLSEVSDAVVLVPNGPDRIDAELLETAKDLKLIANFGVGYNNIDVDTAAKMGIPVTNTPGVLSAATADIAWGLLMNAARRIGEGDRMIRANAWPGWGPLQLLGGDITGATLGLIGLGNIGKAMIPRAKGFSMDVIYWNRTRLDPAEEDALGIRYGSKEEVLSTADYVSLHVALVLETRHLIGSKELALMKPSAYLINTTRGPVVDEKALVAVLQAGRIAGAGLDVYENEPVVDPDLLPLENVVLAPHLGSATIGTRTKMGMIVADNIEAFLKGEPLLTCVNSPKG; this is encoded by the coding sequence ATGAGCAATCCATTACCCAAAGTTTATTTAACCCGCCAAATGGTTCCAGCTGTTTTGGATCGTTTGCGCCCTCAGTGTGATTTACACATTAACCCTGTTGATGACACCCTTCCACGTAACGAGCTTTTAAGTGAAGTGAGTGATGCAGTGGTTTTGGTGCCGAATGGCCCTGACAGGATCGATGCGGAGCTTTTGGAAACAGCCAAAGATCTCAAACTGATCGCTAACTTTGGTGTGGGATACAATAACATCGACGTCGATACGGCCGCGAAGATGGGTATTCCCGTTACGAATACACCCGGCGTACTGTCGGCTGCGACTGCCGATATCGCCTGGGGGCTTCTCATGAACGCGGCCAGGCGTATCGGGGAGGGAGATCGAATGATTCGTGCGAATGCCTGGCCCGGATGGGGGCCGTTACAATTACTTGGAGGCGATATTACGGGCGCAACGCTTGGCTTGATTGGCCTCGGCAACATTGGCAAAGCCATGATCCCCCGGGCAAAAGGGTTTTCCATGGATGTTATTTATTGGAATCGTACTCGATTGGATCCTGCAGAAGAGGACGCCTTAGGCATTCGTTACGGTAGTAAAGAGGAAGTATTGAGTACCGCAGACTATGTTTCACTACACGTGGCTTTAGTGCTTGAAACTCGACACCTGATTGGTTCCAAAGAATTGGCGCTCATGAAGCCTTCAGCTTATTTAATTAACACAACACGTGGACCTGTTGTGGACGAGAAAGCACTCGTGGCTGTGCTTCAGGCAGGCCGAATTGCAGGCGCCGGTCTTGATGTTTATGAAAATGAACCCGTTGTAGACCCTGACTTGTTGCCTCTGGAAAATGTAGTGCTAGCTCCGCATCTTGGGAGTGCCACTATAGGTACTCGCACCAAGATGGGCATGATTGTCGCTGACAATATTGAGGCTTTTCTCAAGGGGGAACCGCTCTTGACCTGCGTAAATTCGCCCAAAGGGTGA
- a CDS encoding thiol oxidoreductase, giving the protein MYKRGIRIGCFLLLLHYFSSAATADLLPGGQITVFDTSPNAFSLPSTNLPWNEHPRFFAGNAFFNRNWVDAASEVNGSDGLGPLFNVRSCSTCHFKDGRGQPPVGSAVPNGWLMRISIPGEDDQGGPKPDPIYGNQISVRSLPELEPEARIWIRSQTIQELYPDYVAYQLLKPSYTIDAWKYGEPHPELMTSPRVASAVFGLGLLDAIPEQTILDLADPDDEDGDGISGRPNFVWSKSLGAKSLGRFGWKANKATLLDQTAGAFVGDMGITSDLFPDENHTEAQNIGEDFPSGGFPEIGKQDLEDVVFYLQTLSVPAARIQNREEFKKGKQLFESVQCATCHIPAMKTSDDYPIEVLAGQLIRPYTDLLLHDMGEALADGRPDFEANGNEWRTPPLWGIGLLEKVNGHTRLLHDGRARNVEEAILWHGGEAEQSKEQFKSLTAADRKLVIQFVESL; this is encoded by the coding sequence ATGTATAAGCGAGGGATTAGGATTGGGTGCTTCCTTCTGTTGCTGCATTATTTTAGTAGCGCCGCGACTGCAGACTTATTACCGGGTGGGCAGATCACCGTATTTGATACTTCGCCCAATGCCTTTAGTCTTCCTTCCACGAATTTGCCCTGGAATGAGCATCCGCGCTTTTTTGCCGGCAATGCGTTTTTTAATAGAAATTGGGTCGATGCGGCGTCAGAGGTGAACGGTAGTGATGGGCTAGGCCCCTTATTCAATGTGCGCTCCTGTTCCACCTGCCACTTCAAAGACGGTCGCGGACAGCCGCCTGTGGGCAGTGCAGTTCCTAATGGCTGGCTCATGCGTATCAGTATTCCTGGAGAGGACGACCAAGGCGGACCCAAACCAGATCCTATTTACGGAAACCAAATCAGTGTTCGCTCTCTGCCGGAACTCGAGCCGGAAGCGAGAATCTGGATTCGTTCTCAGACGATTCAAGAGCTTTATCCCGACTATGTCGCCTACCAGTTGTTGAAGCCCAGCTACACCATCGATGCTTGGAAGTATGGAGAGCCTCATCCTGAGCTCATGACTTCGCCCCGCGTGGCGTCAGCTGTCTTCGGTCTGGGACTTCTGGACGCGATCCCTGAGCAAACGATTCTCGATCTAGCTGACCCGGATGACGAAGATGGCGATGGCATTTCCGGACGGCCGAATTTTGTGTGGAGCAAAAGTCTTGGAGCGAAATCCTTGGGGCGTTTTGGCTGGAAGGCCAATAAAGCCACTTTGCTCGACCAGACGGCCGGTGCTTTTGTCGGTGACATGGGAATTACTTCCGATTTATTCCCCGATGAAAATCACACGGAAGCCCAGAACATCGGCGAAGACTTCCCCAGTGGCGGGTTCCCTGAAATTGGGAAACAGGATTTGGAGGACGTGGTTTTTTACTTACAGACGTTGTCCGTACCGGCTGCACGGATACAGAATAGAGAAGAGTTTAAAAAGGGTAAGCAGTTGTTCGAAAGCGTCCAGTGTGCTACTTGTCACATCCCTGCCATGAAGACTTCCGACGATTACCCGATAGAGGTTTTGGCCGGGCAGCTCATACGACCCTATACGGATCTTCTCCTTCATGATATGGGAGAAGCTTTGGCTGATGGTCGGCCGGACTTTGAGGCGAATGGCAATGAGTGGCGGACCCCCCCTTTATGGGGAATCGGACTCCTTGAGAAAGTAAATGGGCACACGCGTCTGCTTCACGACGGACGTGCTCGTAACGTAGAGGAAGCCATTCTTTGGCACGGGGGTGAAGCAGAGCAAAGTAAGGAGCAGTTCAAGAGCCTGACGGCGGCAGATAGAAAACTGGTGATCCAGTTTGTGGAGAGTTTGTAG
- a CDS encoding glycosyltransferase family 9 protein, with translation MCWRKRLGPDSIKSIQRVLFVRPNFRMGNMLLITPGFRAVRQQLPEAKIGFLTTSAYGHMLHHHSDLDYVHELTRAMTWKWWELFSFLRQIRKRRYDLVIDCSEGASLLGAAFVAFSGGRYRLGFEGGPNASLFNIRSPANDPDDHRIEKLLSLLSFVWIGSEDQSMKLTLTQAHKNWASERWRHWEISEETPCVGINLGARGKKRWPLTCFDRVIRQLIDEQVQPILFVGPEELDCLSKMETQLPEQVIIDTTHDPSRFAALLNRCAAFLTCDTGPMHLAVAVGTPTVAIFRIHNFNLIGPLGPRHRTLFDPDGTRADAALDLILDLLNNAEGRDSEAVPRVKASC, from the coding sequence ATGTGTTGGAGAAAACGGCTTGGACCCGATTCAATTAAATCAATCCAGCGTGTGTTGTTTGTCCGCCCCAATTTCCGTATGGGTAATATGTTGCTCATCACACCCGGCTTTAGAGCGGTGAGACAACAATTGCCGGAGGCCAAAATCGGATTTTTGACCACGTCCGCTTACGGTCACATGCTTCATCATCACTCGGATTTGGATTATGTCCATGAACTGACACGAGCTATGACTTGGAAATGGTGGGAGTTATTCTCATTCTTGAGGCAGATCAGAAAACGACGCTATGATCTGGTGATTGATTGTTCTGAGGGAGCGAGTCTTTTGGGTGCCGCGTTTGTTGCATTTTCCGGTGGCAGGTATCGGTTGGGATTTGAAGGGGGTCCAAATGCAAGTCTCTTCAATATTAGATCCCCTGCCAATGATCCCGATGATCATCGGATTGAAAAACTCCTCAGCCTTTTGAGCTTTGTTTGGATTGGTTCTGAAGACCAGTCAATGAAGCTAACGTTGACACAGGCCCATAAAAACTGGGCTAGCGAGCGTTGGCGCCATTGGGAGATTTCCGAAGAAACACCTTGCGTGGGCATCAACCTGGGGGCTCGGGGTAAAAAGCGTTGGCCTCTCACGTGCTTTGATCGAGTCATCAGACAGTTGATAGATGAGCAAGTTCAACCCATCTTGTTTGTAGGCCCCGAAGAATTGGATTGTTTATCAAAGATGGAGACTCAACTTCCGGAACAGGTAATTATAGACACGACACACGATCCCAGTCGCTTTGCAGCTTTATTGAACCGCTGTGCTGCATTTCTGACCTGCGATACCGGGCCCATGCATTTGGCGGTAGCGGTTGGCACTCCGACCGTGGCGATTTTCAGAATTCACAACTTCAACCTGATAGGACCCTTAGGTCCCCGTCACCGGACCCTTTTTGATCCAGATGGTACGCGAGCAGATGCAGCGCTCGATTTGATTTTGGATTTGCTGAACAACGCCGAAGGAAGAGACAGTGAAGCAGTTCCTCGTGTGAAGGCTTCTTGTTAG
- a CDS encoding glycosyltransferase: protein MTEVSIIMPIKNAETHLVRAINSIRSQSYKDWVLMVVDDNSKDTSYQLAETQGGKDPRIRLIQNSNPGIADALNRGIALSAGSYIARMDADDVSHPERLREQVKFLNERPEIGLVGTQVNFLGDRDKHAGYAAYVDWTNDLVSWKDIRMNRFVESPFAHPSVMFRRSLVSANDETYQQGNFPEDYELWLRWMDAGIQMGKINSPLLDWYDPPGRLSRIDPRYSPDSFYRTKAKYLAKWLKKERFIDRPIWIWGAGRITRKRAQFFEDHGIQFSGYLDIDPRKTNTDLNGIPVLQPDQLDLSKKPFIISYVGSRGAREKIRYFLISKGLQEEHDFILAA, encoded by the coding sequence ATGACTGAAGTCTCTATAATAATGCCGATAAAGAACGCCGAAACGCATCTGGTTCGGGCGATCAACAGCATACGAAGTCAGAGCTACAAAGATTGGGTATTGATGGTCGTAGATGACAATTCCAAAGACACTTCATATCAACTTGCTGAAACACAGGGAGGGAAAGATCCGCGAATTCGCCTGATTCAAAATTCGAATCCGGGCATTGCTGATGCGCTGAACCGCGGAATAGCCCTGAGTGCTGGAAGCTACATTGCAAGGATGGATGCCGATGATGTATCACATCCAGAGCGCCTACGGGAACAAGTCAAATTCCTCAATGAGCGTCCTGAGATTGGGTTGGTGGGCACGCAGGTCAATTTCCTTGGCGACCGAGACAAACACGCAGGCTACGCCGCCTATGTTGACTGGACCAATGACCTGGTAAGCTGGAAAGACATACGAATGAATCGCTTTGTGGAGTCTCCATTCGCACATCCGTCGGTGATGTTTCGTAGAAGCCTGGTCTCCGCCAATGATGAAACCTATCAACAAGGTAATTTCCCGGAAGACTATGAGCTATGGCTGCGCTGGATGGACGCAGGGATTCAGATGGGAAAGATCAATTCACCACTCCTCGACTGGTACGATCCACCCGGGCGCCTATCAAGAATAGATCCCCGTTACTCCCCCGATTCCTTTTATAGGACAAAAGCAAAGTACCTGGCTAAATGGCTTAAGAAAGAAAGGTTCATCGATCGCCCCATTTGGATTTGGGGTGCTGGTCGAATTACGCGCAAACGAGCACAATTTTTTGAGGACCACGGAATTCAGTTCTCCGGCTATCTAGACATAGACCCTCGCAAAACGAATACGGATTTGAATGGCATACCTGTTCTACAGCCAGATCAACTAGACCTCTCTAAAAAGCCCTTCATTATCTCCTACGTTGGAAGCCGGGGAGCTAGAGAAAAAATAAGATACTTCCTCATCTCGAAAGGACTTCAGGAAGAACATGACTTCATCCTTGCTGCGTAA
- a CDS encoding VOC family protein, with protein MNVERVKYIIWAADMDRAIAFYTDVLGATVVKQIEVMAELELCGSFIGIHSGGEGKRTWTGMSFQVSDVVEGASEVVAAGGELTNEPKPENGEPPHLAMCVDPEGNQFMLTRKRS; from the coding sequence ATGAACGTAGAGCGAGTTAAATATATTATTTGGGCAGCTGATATGGATCGGGCGATTGCTTTTTATACCGATGTTCTTGGCGCAACGGTCGTTAAACAAATCGAAGTGATGGCTGAGCTGGAACTGTGCGGGTCCTTTATAGGCATTCACAGTGGCGGAGAAGGAAAGCGCACCTGGACAGGAATGAGTTTTCAGGTTTCGGATGTGGTTGAAGGAGCATCCGAAGTAGTAGCTGCCGGAGGTGAGTTAACGAACGAACCCAAACCGGAAAATGGTGAACCACCTCACCTGGCAATGTGCGTCGACCCTGAAGGGAATCAGTTTATGCTGACGCGCAAGCGCAGCTGA
- a CDS encoding metallophosphoesterase, with amino-acid sequence MLLFIFFFLLLYGGLNLYVYTTIVAGLGFHSLPIAVALILVVLSPIVLRMAEERAPRWIATTIAWGGYNWMGVSFLFATVALVMDGVQVFVPRISQTTALMVVSTIIVLLCIYGFLELRCVRIRFLKLRSPKLSFSKDQPFRMVQISDVHLGYGTLPGQLRGVVEKVRSLKPDLLVSSGDLFDTDLKHLGRYVERLKSLEPGAGKLAVPGNHEVYAGLEKANDLTQQSGFQILKNEPVQVSDNFFVAGVDDPEALGETSTQAAEAQAFSTIPEGAFVVLLKHRPQISRENLDAFGLQLSGHTHGGQIFPFIFMTRLQYKARHGLTKLAETTYLYLSRGTGFWGPQMRVFAPPEITVFDMEQGSSFEVAFQSNQKVVER; translated from the coding sequence ATGCTGCTTTTCATATTCTTTTTCCTACTGCTGTACGGTGGCCTGAATTTATACGTCTATACGACAATAGTTGCTGGATTGGGTTTTCACTCCCTGCCCATTGCGGTGGCGCTCATTCTTGTGGTACTGTCCCCAATCGTTTTGCGAATGGCGGAGGAGCGTGCTCCCAGATGGATCGCAACTACCATCGCTTGGGGTGGCTACAATTGGATGGGCGTGTCCTTTCTATTTGCGACGGTGGCTTTGGTAATGGATGGGGTTCAAGTGTTTGTTCCGCGAATATCCCAAACGACGGCTTTGATGGTCGTCTCGACGATAATCGTTCTGCTTTGCATCTATGGCTTCCTGGAATTGCGGTGTGTACGGATTCGGTTTCTCAAGCTGCGTTCGCCCAAGCTTTCTTTTTCAAAAGACCAGCCGTTTCGGATGGTGCAGATATCGGATGTCCATCTGGGATACGGAACGCTTCCCGGGCAGTTACGAGGAGTGGTGGAAAAGGTTCGTTCGTTAAAGCCGGACCTGCTGGTCTCCTCGGGTGACCTCTTTGATACGGATCTAAAGCATCTAGGTCGATACGTGGAGCGACTCAAGTCACTTGAGCCTGGAGCAGGGAAGTTAGCAGTTCCTGGCAATCATGAAGTCTATGCGGGACTTGAGAAGGCCAATGATCTTACTCAGCAATCGGGGTTTCAAATCCTGAAGAATGAGCCCGTACAGGTAAGTGATAATTTCTTTGTAGCAGGTGTGGATGATCCAGAAGCTTTAGGAGAAACCTCAACACAAGCAGCCGAGGCTCAGGCCTTCAGCACCATTCCTGAAGGAGCCTTTGTCGTCTTACTCAAACATCGTCCTCAAATTTCACGGGAAAATTTGGATGCGTTTGGCCTTCAGTTGTCAGGTCACACTCACGGTGGGCAAATCTTCCCCTTTATTTTTATGACGCGCCTGCAATACAAAGCGCGTCATGGACTCACCAAATTGGCGGAAACGACCTACTTATATCTCAGTCGAGGAACCGGATTCTGGGGGCCGCAGATGCGGGTATTTGCTCCTCCTGAAATTACGGTATTCGACATGGAGCAAGGATCTTCATTTGAAGTCGCTTTTCAATCGAATCAAAAAGTGGTTGAAAGATGA
- a CDS encoding slipin family protein: MILGVTQACYWTRFRNVEVEVADANDLRVAGKDLQVILKNVSAKSFMNVTDIPEGKVGVLFVNGELSDILPAGKQVFWKDMAVIKIVLIEQREQVMDISGQELMTQDKVTLRMNGQLTYRIVDVRKSVETVENVEQALYREAQLVLRKEVGARTLESMLSDKEDLAQNPKANLVQVAKNFGVEMLGLGIRDLILPSDMKELMNQVIEA, from the coding sequence TTGATTCTAGGTGTTACTCAGGCGTGTTACTGGACTCGTTTCCGCAATGTAGAGGTCGAAGTGGCAGACGCCAATGACCTTCGCGTGGCCGGCAAGGACCTCCAGGTCATTCTAAAAAACGTATCCGCCAAATCCTTCATGAACGTCACTGATATCCCGGAAGGTAAAGTCGGTGTTCTCTTCGTAAACGGTGAGCTCTCCGACATCCTGCCCGCCGGGAAGCAAGTCTTCTGGAAGGACATGGCTGTCATCAAAATCGTGCTCATCGAACAACGTGAGCAAGTCATGGACATCTCTGGTCAAGAACTCATGACTCAGGATAAAGTGACTCTGCGTATGAACGGTCAGCTGACCTACCGAATCGTCGATGTTCGTAAGTCTGTTGAAACCGTAGAGAACGTGGAACAAGCCCTCTACCGTGAAGCACAGCTCGTCCTCCGCAAGGAAGTAGGTGCTCGCACCCTCGAGTCTATGCTCTCCGACAAAGAAGACCTCGCGCAAAACCCCAAAGCAAACCTGGTCCAAGTGGCCAAGAACTTCGGTGTTGAAATGCTCGGTCTGGGTATTCGCGACCTCATCCTTCCTAGCGACATGAAGGAACTGATGAACCAAGTAATTGAAGCTTAA
- the msrA gene encoding peptide-methionine (S)-S-oxide reductase MsrA encodes MSDESNREKATFGGGCFWCIEAVFQQLEGVESVVSGYAGGENPNPTYQAVCTGSTGHTEVVQITFNPETISYKELLDVFWRAHDPTTLNRQGNDVGTQYRSAIYYLSEEQKETAMKSVEEAQAYFPEKIVTEIAPLDVFYGGEDYHQDYYVKHKEEGYCSFVIRPKLEKLGLKS; translated from the coding sequence ATGAGTGACGAATCGAATAGAGAAAAAGCGACTTTTGGGGGCGGCTGTTTTTGGTGTATTGAGGCAGTTTTCCAACAGTTGGAAGGTGTGGAAAGTGTTGTGAGTGGCTATGCCGGTGGGGAGAATCCGAATCCCACTTACCAAGCAGTTTGCACTGGTTCCACGGGGCATACCGAAGTGGTTCAAATTACGTTTAATCCTGAAACGATCAGCTATAAAGAACTCCTGGATGTATTTTGGAGGGCCCATGATCCCACGACGCTCAACAGGCAAGGGAATGACGTAGGTACTCAGTATAGGAGTGCCATTTATTACCTTTCAGAAGAGCAAAAAGAAACGGCGATGAAATCGGTTGAGGAAGCTCAAGCGTATTTCCCTGAAAAGATCGTCACCGAAATTGCTCCTCTAGATGTATTCTACGGAGGAGAAGACTATCACCAGGATTATTACGTGAAACATAAAGAGGAGGGTTATTGCTCTTTCGTAATTCGACCCAAACTCGAAAAACTTGGGCTCAAGTCCTGA